A single Elaeis guineensis isolate ETL-2024a chromosome 15, EG11, whole genome shotgun sequence DNA region contains:
- the LOC140854009 gene encoding uncharacterized protein, which translates to MELRLDSGRIVGVDQHHFVSLFCDLYIVALKKNCSVASQWSQRLLAWNVKLRGPLSLGQLKQLDVLRSSLTSVKPSRVLDTPTWKLNRNGVFTVKSYHNFMDNGGLICPFSKGIWRSAIPKKIRIFLWLALRNRLHTGEIFNKKGWHVSAGCALCGQREETINHLLLTCPFTRSIRNVLVSHLGLSCMPTNLRKLWSTRRRCNITSSLRHAFDQLAAALCWVIWRERNSRIFLKRSCTQTTVLCKILQSFRSWEFFALPKAGAVSTTTGVT; encoded by the coding sequence ATGGAGCTTCGATTAGATTCTGGGAGGATTGTTGGTGTGGACCAACACCACTTTGTTTCTCTGTTTTGTGATCTCTACATAGTTGCCTTAAAGAAAAATTGTTCAGTTGCTTCTCAATGGTCGCAACGGTTGTTAGCATGGAACGTTAAGCTTCGCGGACCTCTAAGCTTGGGTCAGCTTAAACAATTAGATGTGCTACGCTCTAGTCTTACCAGTGTGAAACCTTCTCGAGTCCTTGATACACCAACTTGGAAACTCAACAGGAATGGTGTCTTCACCGTGAAATCCTACCATAACTTTATGGACAATGGTGGGCTTATTTGTCCTTTTAGCAAGGGTATCTGGAGATCAGCTATTCCGAAAAAAATAAGaatctttctttggcttgctttGCGCAATAGGCTGCATACTGGAGAAATCTTCAACAAAAAAGGGTGGCATGTCAGTGCGGGGTGCGCCCTTTGTGGACAGAGGGAAGAAACAATCAACCATCTTCTGCTTACTTGTCCCTTTACTAGATCTATCAGGAATGTTCTTGTTTCTCATCTTGGTTTGTCATGCATGCCCACCAATCTGCGGAAGCTCTGGTCCACTCGGAGAAGGTGCAACATTACCTCTTCTCTTCGGCATGCTTTTGATCAGCTTGCAGCAGCCCTTTGCTGGGTGATTTGGCGTGAACGTAACTCCAGAATCTTCCTAAAAAGAAGCTGCACCCAGACAACAGTCTTATGTAAAATCCTCCAATCCTTCAGGTCTTGGGAATTCTTTGCTCTACCAAAAGCAGGAGCAGTCTCAACCACCACTGGAGTCACCTAG